The Juglans regia cultivar Chandler chromosome 2, Walnut 2.0, whole genome shotgun sequence genome includes a window with the following:
- the LOC109004015 gene encoding probable polyamine transporter At1g31830 isoform X2 yields MQSEKLRNTANRQASAAMGGFSDDEYVSVGEVPLPRADNFKRVSMLPLVFIIFYEVSGGPFGVEDAVGAAGPLLALLGFLVFPFIWSIPEALLTAEMGTMFPENGGYVVWVSAALGPYWGFQQGWMKWLSGVIDNALYPVLFLDYLKSAIPALEGGLPRVLAVIALTVVLTYMNYRGLTIVGWVAVLLGIFSLLPFVVMGLVAIPKLEPSRWFEVNLQDVDWNLYLNTLFWNLNYWDSISTLAGEVDNPKRTLPKALFYALILVVLGYFFPLLTGTGAVSVNRGLWTDGYFSDIAKIIGGVWLRWWVQGAAAMSNMGMFVAEMSSDSFQLLGMAERGMLPEFFGKRSRHGTPLIGIIFSASGVLLLSWLSFQEIVAAENFLYCFGMILEFIAFVWLRIKHPNASRPYKIPVGTVGAILMCIPPTILICAVLALSTLKVFLISMVAVVIGLVMQPCLRYVEKKRWIKFSISSDLQDLHANNQNNNVSLLD; encoded by the exons ATGCAGTCGGAG AAGTTGAGGAACACAGCAAATAGGCAAGCTTCTGCTGCAATGGGAGGGTTTAGTGATGATGAATACGTGTCAGTTGGGGAAGTACCTCTTCCTAGGGCAGATAACTTCAAGAGAGTTTCAATGCTGCCCCTTGTCTTCATCATATTCTATGAGGTTTCTGGGGGACCGTTTGGGGTCGAGGATGCTGTTGGTGCTGCCGGTCCTCTTCTTGCCCTTCTCGGGTTCTTGGTCTTTCCGTTCATATGGAGTATTCCTGAAGCATTACTAACTGCGGAGATGGGTACCATGTTTCCTGAGAATGGTGGTTATGTGGTTTGGGTTTCAGCTGCATTGGGTCCTTACTGGGGGTTTCAGCAAGGTTGGATGAAATGGCTAAGTGGAGTTATTGATAATGCTCTGTACCCGGTTCTATTCCTTGACTATTTGAAGTCCGCAATCCCAGCTTTAGAAGGTGGTTTACCGAGAGTCCTAGCTGTGATAGCTTTGACCGTTGTTCTCACTTACATGAACTATAGGGGTCTAACCATTGTGGGATGGGTTGCTGTTCTTTTAGGGATTTTCTCACTTCTTCCTTTCGTAGTCATGGGACTTGTGGCAATTCCAAAGTTGGAGCCTTCCAGATGGTTTGAGGTAAATCTACAAGATGTGGATTGGAATTTGTATTTGAACACTCTGTTTTGGAACCTAAATTATTGGGACTCAATAAGCACGCTTGCTGGCGAGGTGGACAACCCAAAAAGAACTCTTCCAAAGGCTCTGTTTTATGCTTTGATATTGGTAGTTCTTGGGTATTTCTTCCCTCTTTTAACTGGTACCGGGGCTGTTTCAGTCAACCGTGGGCTGTGGACTGATGGGTATTTCTCGGATATTGCAAAAATTATTGGGGGAGTTTGGTTGAGATGGTGGGTCCAAGGAGCTGCAGCAATGTCAAATATGGGGATGTTTGTAGCTGAGATGAGTAGTGACTCTTTCCAACTTCTAGGAATGGCAGAACGGGGGATGCTGCCTGAATTCTTTGGCAAGAGGTCTCGACATGGAACTCCTCTTATAGGGATTATATTCTCAGCTTCTGGTGTGCTTTTGCTATCCTGGCTGAGCTTCCAAGAGATTGTAGCTGCAGAGAATTTCTTGTACTGCTTTGGAATGATTTTGGAGTTCATAGCATTTGTATGGTTACGGATAAAACACCCCAACGCATCTCGACCTTACAAGATACCCGTGGGAACAGTTGGAGCCATTCTTATGTGCATTCCTCCAACCATATTGATTTGTGCTGTATTGGCACTTTCTACACTCAAAGTATTTCTTATAAGTATGGTTGCTGTGGTGATTGGCCTTGTGATGCAGCCCTGTCTCAGGTATGTGGAGAAGAAGAGATGGATCAAGTTCTCCATTAGTTCTGACCTCCAAGATCTTCATGCTAATAATCAGAACAACAATGTTTCCTTACTAGATTAA
- the LOC109004015 gene encoding probable polyamine transporter At1g31830 isoform X3, translating into MAEKLRNTANRQASAAMGGFSDDEYVSVGEVPLPRADNFKRVSMLPLVFIIFYEVSGGPFGVEDAVGAAGPLLALLGFLVFPFIWSIPEALLTAEMGTMFPENGGYVVWVSAALGPYWGFQQGWMKWLSGVIDNALYPVLFLDYLKSAIPALEGGLPRVLAVIALTVVLTYMNYRGLTIVGWVAVLLGIFSLLPFVVMGLVAIPKLEPSRWFEVNLQDVDWNLYLNTLFWNLNYWDSISTLAGEVDNPKRTLPKALFYALILVVLGYFFPLLTGTGAVSVNRGLWTDGYFSDIAKIIGGVWLRWWVQGAAAMSNMGMFVAEMSSDSFQLLGMAERGMLPEFFGKRSRHGTPLIGIIFSASGVLLLSWLSFQEIVAAENFLYCFGMILEFIAFVWLRIKHPNASRPYKIPVGTVGAILMCIPPTILICAVLALSTLKVFLISMVAVVIGLVMQPCLRYVEKKRWIKFSISSDLQDLHANNQNNNVSLLD; encoded by the exons ATGGCGGAG AAGTTGAGGAACACAGCAAATAGGCAAGCTTCTGCTGCAATGGGAGGGTTTAGTGATGATGAATACGTGTCAGTTGGGGAAGTACCTCTTCCTAGGGCAGATAACTTCAAGAGAGTTTCAATGCTGCCCCTTGTCTTCATCATATTCTATGAGGTTTCTGGGGGACCGTTTGGGGTCGAGGATGCTGTTGGTGCTGCCGGTCCTCTTCTTGCCCTTCTCGGGTTCTTGGTCTTTCCGTTCATATGGAGTATTCCTGAAGCATTACTAACTGCGGAGATGGGTACCATGTTTCCTGAGAATGGTGGTTATGTGGTTTGGGTTTCAGCTGCATTGGGTCCTTACTGGGGGTTTCAGCAAGGTTGGATGAAATGGCTAAGTGGAGTTATTGATAATGCTCTGTACCCGGTTCTATTCCTTGACTATTTGAAGTCCGCAATCCCAGCTTTAGAAGGTGGTTTACCGAGAGTCCTAGCTGTGATAGCTTTGACCGTTGTTCTCACTTACATGAACTATAGGGGTCTAACCATTGTGGGATGGGTTGCTGTTCTTTTAGGGATTTTCTCACTTCTTCCTTTCGTAGTCATGGGACTTGTGGCAATTCCAAAGTTGGAGCCTTCCAGATGGTTTGAGGTAAATCTACAAGATGTGGATTGGAATTTGTATTTGAACACTCTGTTTTGGAACCTAAATTATTGGGACTCAATAAGCACGCTTGCTGGCGAGGTGGACAACCCAAAAAGAACTCTTCCAAAGGCTCTGTTTTATGCTTTGATATTGGTAGTTCTTGGGTATTTCTTCCCTCTTTTAACTGGTACCGGGGCTGTTTCAGTCAACCGTGGGCTGTGGACTGATGGGTATTTCTCGGATATTGCAAAAATTATTGGGGGAGTTTGGTTGAGATGGTGGGTCCAAGGAGCTGCAGCAATGTCAAATATGGGGATGTTTGTAGCTGAGATGAGTAGTGACTCTTTCCAACTTCTAGGAATGGCAGAACGGGGGATGCTGCCTGAATTCTTTGGCAAGAGGTCTCGACATGGAACTCCTCTTATAGGGATTATATTCTCAGCTTCTGGTGTGCTTTTGCTATCCTGGCTGAGCTTCCAAGAGATTGTAGCTGCAGAGAATTTCTTGTACTGCTTTGGAATGATTTTGGAGTTCATAGCATTTGTATGGTTACGGATAAAACACCCCAACGCATCTCGACCTTACAAGATACCCGTGGGAACAGTTGGAGCCATTCTTATGTGCATTCCTCCAACCATATTGATTTGTGCTGTATTGGCACTTTCTACACTCAAAGTATTTCTTATAAGTATGGTTGCTGTGGTGATTGGCCTTGTGATGCAGCCCTGTCTCAGGTATGTGGAGAAGAAGAGATGGATCAAGTTCTCCATTAGTTCTGACCTCCAAGATCTTCATGCTAATAATCAGAACAACAATGTTTCCTTACTAGATTAA
- the LOC109004015 gene encoding probable polyamine transporter At1g31830 isoform X4 gives MKLRNTANRQASAAMGGFSDDEYVSVGEVPLPRADNFKRVSMLPLVFIIFYEVSGGPFGVEDAVGAAGPLLALLGFLVFPFIWSIPEALLTAEMGTMFPENGGYVVWVSAALGPYWGFQQGWMKWLSGVIDNALYPVLFLDYLKSAIPALEGGLPRVLAVIALTVVLTYMNYRGLTIVGWVAVLLGIFSLLPFVVMGLVAIPKLEPSRWFEVNLQDVDWNLYLNTLFWNLNYWDSISTLAGEVDNPKRTLPKALFYALILVVLGYFFPLLTGTGAVSVNRGLWTDGYFSDIAKIIGGVWLRWWVQGAAAMSNMGMFVAEMSSDSFQLLGMAERGMLPEFFGKRSRHGTPLIGIIFSASGVLLLSWLSFQEIVAAENFLYCFGMILEFIAFVWLRIKHPNASRPYKIPVGTVGAILMCIPPTILICAVLALSTLKVFLISMVAVVIGLVMQPCLRYVEKKRWIKFSISSDLQDLHANNQNNNVSLLD, from the exons ATG AAGTTGAGGAACACAGCAAATAGGCAAGCTTCTGCTGCAATGGGAGGGTTTAGTGATGATGAATACGTGTCAGTTGGGGAAGTACCTCTTCCTAGGGCAGATAACTTCAAGAGAGTTTCAATGCTGCCCCTTGTCTTCATCATATTCTATGAGGTTTCTGGGGGACCGTTTGGGGTCGAGGATGCTGTTGGTGCTGCCGGTCCTCTTCTTGCCCTTCTCGGGTTCTTGGTCTTTCCGTTCATATGGAGTATTCCTGAAGCATTACTAACTGCGGAGATGGGTACCATGTTTCCTGAGAATGGTGGTTATGTGGTTTGGGTTTCAGCTGCATTGGGTCCTTACTGGGGGTTTCAGCAAGGTTGGATGAAATGGCTAAGTGGAGTTATTGATAATGCTCTGTACCCGGTTCTATTCCTTGACTATTTGAAGTCCGCAATCCCAGCTTTAGAAGGTGGTTTACCGAGAGTCCTAGCTGTGATAGCTTTGACCGTTGTTCTCACTTACATGAACTATAGGGGTCTAACCATTGTGGGATGGGTTGCTGTTCTTTTAGGGATTTTCTCACTTCTTCCTTTCGTAGTCATGGGACTTGTGGCAATTCCAAAGTTGGAGCCTTCCAGATGGTTTGAGGTAAATCTACAAGATGTGGATTGGAATTTGTATTTGAACACTCTGTTTTGGAACCTAAATTATTGGGACTCAATAAGCACGCTTGCTGGCGAGGTGGACAACCCAAAAAGAACTCTTCCAAAGGCTCTGTTTTATGCTTTGATATTGGTAGTTCTTGGGTATTTCTTCCCTCTTTTAACTGGTACCGGGGCTGTTTCAGTCAACCGTGGGCTGTGGACTGATGGGTATTTCTCGGATATTGCAAAAATTATTGGGGGAGTTTGGTTGAGATGGTGGGTCCAAGGAGCTGCAGCAATGTCAAATATGGGGATGTTTGTAGCTGAGATGAGTAGTGACTCTTTCCAACTTCTAGGAATGGCAGAACGGGGGATGCTGCCTGAATTCTTTGGCAAGAGGTCTCGACATGGAACTCCTCTTATAGGGATTATATTCTCAGCTTCTGGTGTGCTTTTGCTATCCTGGCTGAGCTTCCAAGAGATTGTAGCTGCAGAGAATTTCTTGTACTGCTTTGGAATGATTTTGGAGTTCATAGCATTTGTATGGTTACGGATAAAACACCCCAACGCATCTCGACCTTACAAGATACCCGTGGGAACAGTTGGAGCCATTCTTATGTGCATTCCTCCAACCATATTGATTTGTGCTGTATTGGCACTTTCTACACTCAAAGTATTTCTTATAAGTATGGTTGCTGTGGTGATTGGCCTTGTGATGCAGCCCTGTCTCAGGTATGTGGAGAAGAAGAGATGGATCAAGTTCTCCATTAGTTCTGACCTCCAAGATCTTCATGCTAATAATCAGAACAACAATGTTTCCTTACTAGATTAA
- the LOC109004015 gene encoding probable polyamine transporter At1g31830 isoform X1, protein MPAPVAAVDAGGVSVDQQAAGGAVTVEADPSPSHTSSNEPAANGSEDDGRKLRNTANRQASAAMGGFSDDEYVSVGEVPLPRADNFKRVSMLPLVFIIFYEVSGGPFGVEDAVGAAGPLLALLGFLVFPFIWSIPEALLTAEMGTMFPENGGYVVWVSAALGPYWGFQQGWMKWLSGVIDNALYPVLFLDYLKSAIPALEGGLPRVLAVIALTVVLTYMNYRGLTIVGWVAVLLGIFSLLPFVVMGLVAIPKLEPSRWFEVNLQDVDWNLYLNTLFWNLNYWDSISTLAGEVDNPKRTLPKALFYALILVVLGYFFPLLTGTGAVSVNRGLWTDGYFSDIAKIIGGVWLRWWVQGAAAMSNMGMFVAEMSSDSFQLLGMAERGMLPEFFGKRSRHGTPLIGIIFSASGVLLLSWLSFQEIVAAENFLYCFGMILEFIAFVWLRIKHPNASRPYKIPVGTVGAILMCIPPTILICAVLALSTLKVFLISMVAVVIGLVMQPCLRYVEKKRWIKFSISSDLQDLHANNQNNNVSLLD, encoded by the coding sequence AAGTTGAGGAACACAGCAAATAGGCAAGCTTCTGCTGCAATGGGAGGGTTTAGTGATGATGAATACGTGTCAGTTGGGGAAGTACCTCTTCCTAGGGCAGATAACTTCAAGAGAGTTTCAATGCTGCCCCTTGTCTTCATCATATTCTATGAGGTTTCTGGGGGACCGTTTGGGGTCGAGGATGCTGTTGGTGCTGCCGGTCCTCTTCTTGCCCTTCTCGGGTTCTTGGTCTTTCCGTTCATATGGAGTATTCCTGAAGCATTACTAACTGCGGAGATGGGTACCATGTTTCCTGAGAATGGTGGTTATGTGGTTTGGGTTTCAGCTGCATTGGGTCCTTACTGGGGGTTTCAGCAAGGTTGGATGAAATGGCTAAGTGGAGTTATTGATAATGCTCTGTACCCGGTTCTATTCCTTGACTATTTGAAGTCCGCAATCCCAGCTTTAGAAGGTGGTTTACCGAGAGTCCTAGCTGTGATAGCTTTGACCGTTGTTCTCACTTACATGAACTATAGGGGTCTAACCATTGTGGGATGGGTTGCTGTTCTTTTAGGGATTTTCTCACTTCTTCCTTTCGTAGTCATGGGACTTGTGGCAATTCCAAAGTTGGAGCCTTCCAGATGGTTTGAGGTAAATCTACAAGATGTGGATTGGAATTTGTATTTGAACACTCTGTTTTGGAACCTAAATTATTGGGACTCAATAAGCACGCTTGCTGGCGAGGTGGACAACCCAAAAAGAACTCTTCCAAAGGCTCTGTTTTATGCTTTGATATTGGTAGTTCTTGGGTATTTCTTCCCTCTTTTAACTGGTACCGGGGCTGTTTCAGTCAACCGTGGGCTGTGGACTGATGGGTATTTCTCGGATATTGCAAAAATTATTGGGGGAGTTTGGTTGAGATGGTGGGTCCAAGGAGCTGCAGCAATGTCAAATATGGGGATGTTTGTAGCTGAGATGAGTAGTGACTCTTTCCAACTTCTAGGAATGGCAGAACGGGGGATGCTGCCTGAATTCTTTGGCAAGAGGTCTCGACATGGAACTCCTCTTATAGGGATTATATTCTCAGCTTCTGGTGTGCTTTTGCTATCCTGGCTGAGCTTCCAAGAGATTGTAGCTGCAGAGAATTTCTTGTACTGCTTTGGAATGATTTTGGAGTTCATAGCATTTGTATGGTTACGGATAAAACACCCCAACGCATCTCGACCTTACAAGATACCCGTGGGAACAGTTGGAGCCATTCTTATGTGCATTCCTCCAACCATATTGATTTGTGCTGTATTGGCACTTTCTACACTCAAAGTATTTCTTATAAGTATGGTTGCTGTGGTGATTGGCCTTGTGATGCAGCCCTGTCTCAGGTATGTGGAGAAGAAGAGATGGATCAAGTTCTCCATTAGTTCTGACCTCCAAGATCTTCATGCTAATAATCAGAACAACAATGTTTCCTTACTAGATTAA
- the LOC109004015 gene encoding probable polyamine transporter At1g31830 isoform X5, with amino-acid sequence MGGFSDDEYVSVGEVPLPRADNFKRVSMLPLVFIIFYEVSGGPFGVEDAVGAAGPLLALLGFLVFPFIWSIPEALLTAEMGTMFPENGGYVVWVSAALGPYWGFQQGWMKWLSGVIDNALYPVLFLDYLKSAIPALEGGLPRVLAVIALTVVLTYMNYRGLTIVGWVAVLLGIFSLLPFVVMGLVAIPKLEPSRWFEVNLQDVDWNLYLNTLFWNLNYWDSISTLAGEVDNPKRTLPKALFYALILVVLGYFFPLLTGTGAVSVNRGLWTDGYFSDIAKIIGGVWLRWWVQGAAAMSNMGMFVAEMSSDSFQLLGMAERGMLPEFFGKRSRHGTPLIGIIFSASGVLLLSWLSFQEIVAAENFLYCFGMILEFIAFVWLRIKHPNASRPYKIPVGTVGAILMCIPPTILICAVLALSTLKVFLISMVAVVIGLVMQPCLRYVEKKRWIKFSISSDLQDLHANNQNNNVSLLD; translated from the coding sequence ATGGGAGGGTTTAGTGATGATGAATACGTGTCAGTTGGGGAAGTACCTCTTCCTAGGGCAGATAACTTCAAGAGAGTTTCAATGCTGCCCCTTGTCTTCATCATATTCTATGAGGTTTCTGGGGGACCGTTTGGGGTCGAGGATGCTGTTGGTGCTGCCGGTCCTCTTCTTGCCCTTCTCGGGTTCTTGGTCTTTCCGTTCATATGGAGTATTCCTGAAGCATTACTAACTGCGGAGATGGGTACCATGTTTCCTGAGAATGGTGGTTATGTGGTTTGGGTTTCAGCTGCATTGGGTCCTTACTGGGGGTTTCAGCAAGGTTGGATGAAATGGCTAAGTGGAGTTATTGATAATGCTCTGTACCCGGTTCTATTCCTTGACTATTTGAAGTCCGCAATCCCAGCTTTAGAAGGTGGTTTACCGAGAGTCCTAGCTGTGATAGCTTTGACCGTTGTTCTCACTTACATGAACTATAGGGGTCTAACCATTGTGGGATGGGTTGCTGTTCTTTTAGGGATTTTCTCACTTCTTCCTTTCGTAGTCATGGGACTTGTGGCAATTCCAAAGTTGGAGCCTTCCAGATGGTTTGAGGTAAATCTACAAGATGTGGATTGGAATTTGTATTTGAACACTCTGTTTTGGAACCTAAATTATTGGGACTCAATAAGCACGCTTGCTGGCGAGGTGGACAACCCAAAAAGAACTCTTCCAAAGGCTCTGTTTTATGCTTTGATATTGGTAGTTCTTGGGTATTTCTTCCCTCTTTTAACTGGTACCGGGGCTGTTTCAGTCAACCGTGGGCTGTGGACTGATGGGTATTTCTCGGATATTGCAAAAATTATTGGGGGAGTTTGGTTGAGATGGTGGGTCCAAGGAGCTGCAGCAATGTCAAATATGGGGATGTTTGTAGCTGAGATGAGTAGTGACTCTTTCCAACTTCTAGGAATGGCAGAACGGGGGATGCTGCCTGAATTCTTTGGCAAGAGGTCTCGACATGGAACTCCTCTTATAGGGATTATATTCTCAGCTTCTGGTGTGCTTTTGCTATCCTGGCTGAGCTTCCAAGAGATTGTAGCTGCAGAGAATTTCTTGTACTGCTTTGGAATGATTTTGGAGTTCATAGCATTTGTATGGTTACGGATAAAACACCCCAACGCATCTCGACCTTACAAGATACCCGTGGGAACAGTTGGAGCCATTCTTATGTGCATTCCTCCAACCATATTGATTTGTGCTGTATTGGCACTTTCTACACTCAAAGTATTTCTTATAAGTATGGTTGCTGTGGTGATTGGCCTTGTGATGCAGCCCTGTCTCAGGTATGTGGAGAAGAAGAGATGGATCAAGTTCTCCATTAGTTCTGACCTCCAAGATCTTCATGCTAATAATCAGAACAACAATGTTTCCTTACTAGATTAA